In the Vitis vinifera cultivar Pinot Noir 40024 chromosome 2, ASM3070453v1 genome, one interval contains:
- the LOC100246730 gene encoding uncharacterized protein LOC100246730 isoform X1 gives MVITCLQPLWKFPSTFLGSSSSSSSSLLQNLQRNFHRRSRDFKCCGGSRVGEKRRGVIVCGLPLPVDPWAPTIDSQSIASQLFAFSLFPYIGFLYFITKSKTAPKLTLFGFYFLLAFVGATIPAGIYAKVHYGTSLSNVDWLHGGAESLLTLTNLFIVLGLREALRKAGDAKESSSDVVSGIKEEEPSI, from the exons ATGGTGATCACATGTCTCCAACCTCTTTGGAAGTTCCCTTCAACCTTTCTGGGttcctcctcctcttcttcttcttctttattgcaGAATCTTCAAAGAAATTTCCATAGAAGAAGCAGAGATTTCAAATGTTGTGGAGGGAGCAGAGTTGGAGAGAAGAGGAGAGGAGTGATTGTGTGTGGGCTGCCACTGCCAGTTGATCCATGGGCACCCACCATTGATTCACAGAGCATAGCTTCACAGCTCTTTGcattttctctctttccctATATTGGTTTTCTGTACTTCATCACTAAATCCAAGACTGCTCCAAAGCTCACCCTTTTTGGATTCTACTTCTTACTTGCCTTTGTGGGTGCCACCA TCCCGGCTGGTATTTATG CAAAGGTGCATTATGGAACTTCCCTGTCTAATGTGGATTGGTTACATGGTGGGGCCGAGTCGCTTCTCACTCTGACCAACTTGTTCATTGTGCTGGGGTTGAGAGAAGCTCTAAGGAAAGCTGGAGATGCAAAAGAAAGCTCATCTGATGTAGTTTCAGGGATCAAAGAGGAGGAACCTTCCATCTAG
- the LOC100253577 gene encoding probable WRKY transcription factor 41, translating to MDTGLKWQQKTLVNELTQGMELAKQLKIHLSPSSMSQTQEFLVHKIVASFEKALLIVKWSGPVENPQPVAPSSAPQSPLSVNGSPRTVSEDFDKGCKDHHQEHKDFSKKRKTLPTWTDQVRVCSETGLEGPHDDGYNWRKYGQKDILGAKYPRSYYRCTYRNLHDCWATKQVQRSDEDPSMFEITYRGKHTCTQGSHSVPAPASPEKQEIKQNHHNDNNHQQQHYIENPLNYSSMASTSYGCMKSETSLFPQPSAFNKDNYDNLLGCYSPTFISPATSDSNCFSLSPCQMSNFGGPPNLQHSESELTEIISAANSPILNLEFPLDQVDFDPSFPFNTPGFFS from the exons ATGGACACTGGTTTGAAATGGCAGCAGAAGACTCTGGTCAATGAGCTTACTCAAGGGATGGAGCTGGCAAAGCAGTTGAAGATCCATTTGAGTCCATCTTCAATGAGCCAGACCCAAGAATTCTTGGTACATAAGATAGTAGCATCATTTGAGAAGGCTCTTTTGATAGTCAAATGGAGTGGGCCAGTGGAAAACCCTCAGCCAGTGGCACCTTCATCTGCTCCCCAGTCTCCCCTTTCTGTCAATGGAAGTCCCCGGACTGTGAGCGAGGATTTTGACAAGGGTTGTAAGGATCATCATCAGGAACACAAAGATTTCTCAAAGAAGAG AAAGACATTGCCCACATGGACCGATCAAGTGAGAGTCTGCTCTGAGACCGGGCTTGAAGGGCCCCATGATGATGGctacaactggagaaaatatggGCAGAAGGACATTCTTGGAGCTAAATACCCCAG AAGCTACTACAGATGCACCTACAGAAACCTCCACGACTGTTGGGCAACAAAGCAAGTTCAGCGTTCGGATGAAGATCCCTCCATGTTCGAGATCACATACCGAGGAAAGCATACTTGCACCCAAGGCAGTCATTCAGTGCCAGCACCAGCATCACCTGAAAAGCAAGAGATAAAACAGAACCACCATAACGACAATAACCATCAGCAACAGCATTACATAGAGAACCCCTTGAACTATTCCTCCATGGCTTCAACATCTTACGGATGCATGAAGAGTGAAACCAGCCTGTTCCCACAGCCTTCAGCTTTCAACAAGGACAACTATGACAACCTCTTGGGCTGTTATTCTCCCACATTTATATCCCCAGCGACGTCCGATTCAAACTGCTTCTCACTGTCTCCATGCCAGATGAGCAACTTTGGAGGGCCTCCCAATCTTCAACATTCAGAATCTGAGCTCACTGAAATTATCTCAGCAGCCAATTCTCCAATTCTGAACTTGGAGTTTCCCCTTGATCAAGTGGACTTTGATCCCAGTTTCCCATTTAATACCCCAGGATTTTTCTCCTAG
- the LOC100263869 gene encoding protein SEH1 isoform X2 → MARDWQRAQSMEHWPSSIQSTQLLHPSLAPPDLGFVHEDSVVKVVWVPPEYGDAVGCICADGTLSLWEEVVEDAQPLQWKLCKSFGSNSNKVLDVQFGVSPTSLKMVSAYSDGHVKVYELLDPLELKSWQLQAEFQNASDSVSTFGKALCLSASVSWNPQRGESQQSSFVLGFHSDTPQLNSAKVWEFDQNHQRWLPVAELALHGDKGDQVFTVAWAPNIGRPYEVMAVATHKGIAIWHLGLNPDIDGRLSVERVALLSGHDGEVWQMEWDMSGMTLATTGGDGMVRLWQSNLNGVWHEQAALEPTS, encoded by the exons ATGGCGAGAGATTGGCAACGGGCTCAGTCGATGGAACACTGGCCATCTTCGATTCAATCGACCCAGCTTCTTCATCCTTCACTTGCACCTCCAGATCTAGGGTTC GTGCATGAGGATAGCGTAGTGAAAGTGGTTTGGGTCCCTCCGGAATATGGCGATGCAGTTGGGTGCATTTGTGCTGATGGAACTTTGTCATTGTGGGAGGAGGTTGTAGAAG ATGCACAACCCCTTCAATGGAAACTATGCAAAAGTTTTGGAAGTAATTCAAATAAAGTGCTCGATGTCCAATTTGGAGTCTCACCAACAAGTTTGAAAATG GTTAGTGCATATTCAGATGGCCACGTGAAAGTCTATGAGCTCCTAGATCCATTGGAACTGAAGAGTTGGCAACTTCAG GCTGAATTTCAGAATGCTAGTGATTCAGTGTCTACGTTTGGGAAGGCTTTGTGCTTATCTGCATCTGTCTCTTGGAATCCACAAAGAGGTGAAAGTCAGCAATCAAGCTTTGTCTTGGGTTTTCATTCTGACACTCCGCAACTCAATTCCGCAAAG GTCTGGGAATTTGATCAGAATCACCAAAGATGGCTTCCAGTTGCTGAGTTGGCTTTGCATGGGGATAAGGGGGATCAGGTCTTCACTGTTGCATGGGCACCTAATATTGGCAG GCCATATGAGGTAATGGCTGTTGCAACTCACAAGGGAATCGCGATATGGCATCTTGGGCTTAACCCTGACATTGATGGAAGGCTCTCAGTGGAGAGGGTTGCCCTGCTTTCTGGTCATGATGGGGAG GTGTGGCAGATGGAATGGGACATGAGCGGAATGACCTTGGCAACTACTGGAGGAGATGGGATGGTAAGGCTGTGGCAGTCTAACTTGAATGGTGTTTGGCATGAACAGGCTGCACTGGAGCCCACTTCTTAG
- the LOC100263869 gene encoding protein SEH1 isoform X1, with protein sequence MEKSLVTLDNGTTCSSWNYNGERLATGSVDGTLAIFDSIDPASSSFTCTSRSRVHEDSVVKVVWVPPEYGDAVGCICADGTLSLWEEVVEDAQPLQWKLCKSFGSNSNKVLDVQFGVSPTSLKMVSAYSDGHVKVYELLDPLELKSWQLQAEFQNASDSVSTFGKALCLSASVSWNPQRGESQQSSFVLGFHSDTPQLNSAKVWEFDQNHQRWLPVAELALHGDKGDQVFTVAWAPNIGRPYEVMAVATHKGIAIWHLGLNPDIDGRLSVERVALLSGHDGEVWQMEWDMSGMTLATTGGDGMVRLWQSNLNGVWHEQAALEPTS encoded by the exons atggagaaatcTCTGGTGACACTCGACAACGGCACCACATGCTCTTCCTGGAACTACAATGGCGAGAGATTGGCAACGGGCTCAGTCGATGGAACACTGGCCATCTTCGATTCAATCGACCCAGCTTCTTCATCCTTCACTTGCACCTCCAGATCTAGG GTGCATGAGGATAGCGTAGTGAAAGTGGTTTGGGTCCCTCCGGAATATGGCGATGCAGTTGGGTGCATTTGTGCTGATGGAACTTTGTCATTGTGGGAGGAGGTTGTAGAAG ATGCACAACCCCTTCAATGGAAACTATGCAAAAGTTTTGGAAGTAATTCAAATAAAGTGCTCGATGTCCAATTTGGAGTCTCACCAACAAGTTTGAAAATG GTTAGTGCATATTCAGATGGCCACGTGAAAGTCTATGAGCTCCTAGATCCATTGGAACTGAAGAGTTGGCAACTTCAG GCTGAATTTCAGAATGCTAGTGATTCAGTGTCTACGTTTGGGAAGGCTTTGTGCTTATCTGCATCTGTCTCTTGGAATCCACAAAGAGGTGAAAGTCAGCAATCAAGCTTTGTCTTGGGTTTTCATTCTGACACTCCGCAACTCAATTCCGCAAAG GTCTGGGAATTTGATCAGAATCACCAAAGATGGCTTCCAGTTGCTGAGTTGGCTTTGCATGGGGATAAGGGGGATCAGGTCTTCACTGTTGCATGGGCACCTAATATTGGCAG GCCATATGAGGTAATGGCTGTTGCAACTCACAAGGGAATCGCGATATGGCATCTTGGGCTTAACCCTGACATTGATGGAAGGCTCTCAGTGGAGAGGGTTGCCCTGCTTTCTGGTCATGATGGGGAG GTGTGGCAGATGGAATGGGACATGAGCGGAATGACCTTGGCAACTACTGGAGGAGATGGGATGGTAAGGCTGTGGCAGTCTAACTTGAATGGTGTTTGGCATGAACAGGCTGCACTGGAGCCCACTTCTTAG
- the LOC100251859 gene encoding uncharacterized protein LOC100251859 isoform X2 has protein sequence MASSPPSKRRRKNSSKEDDTNGSSSSSPEKMTPVLVFAHGAGAPSSSDWMVRWKDMLGKAMHTVEVVTFDYPYISGGKRRAPPKTEKLVEFHSDIVKMTLAKYPGHPLILAGKSMGSRVSCMVASGEEIGASAVVCLGYPLKGMSGTIRDETLLQLKVPIMFVQGSKDGLCPLEKLEAVRKKMKSLNELHVIEGGDHSFKIAKKHLNSEGTSQAEAEDHAVQAIAAFVSKALAGR, from the exons ATGGCTTCTTCACCTCCTTCAAAGCGTAGGCGTAAGAACTCCAGCAAAGAAGACGACACAAATGGCTCGTCGTCATCGTCTCCTGAGAAGATGACACCTGTCCTGGTCTTCGCTCATGGTGCCGGAGCTCCTTCCTCTTCCGATTGGATGGTTAG ATGGAAGGATATGTTGGGGAAGGCTATGCATACTGTCGAAGTAGTCACCTTTGATTACCCTT ATATTTCTGGCGGAAAGCGGAGGGCTCCTCCTAAAACAGAAAAATTGGTGGAGTTTCACTCAGATATTGTCAAAATGACTCTTGCTAAGTACCCTGGTCATCCACTGATTTTGGCAGGGAAATCCATGGGTTCAAG AGTCAGTTGCATGGTGGCCAGCGGGGAAGAGATTGGTGCTTCAGCAGTAGTTTGCTTGGGATATCCGCTGAAG GGCATGAGTGGAACAATTCGGGATGAAACACTGCTGCAACTAAAAGTTCCTATAATGTTTGTACAG GGTAGCAAAGATGGGCTATGCCCCCTGGAAAAGCTAGAAGCTGTTAGGAAGAAGATGAAATCTCTTAATGAGTTGCATGTGATCGAAGGTGGGGACCATTCCTTCAAGATTGCAAAGAAGCACCTGAATTCAGAGGGAACATCGCAAGCAGAGGCCGAAGATCATGCTGTTCAGGCCATTGCAGCTTTTGTCTCCAAGGCTCTTGCAGGAAGATGA
- the LOC100241597 gene encoding anthocyanidin reductase ((2S)-flavan-3-ol-forming)-like produces the protein MESSCKKVCVTGGSGYIGSWLVKKLLEKGHTVHATLRNLGDTSKVSFLKSLPNADARLVLFQADIYNPDEFELAIKGCEFVFHVATPMLHSPQSTQYKDTTEAAVAGVKSIADSCVRSQTVKRLIYTASVMASSPLKEDGFGFKSCLDESCWTPLNLSYQHSNDVMMAYVKSKTLAEKEVLSYNVDENSDQLEVVTLACGLVAGGTLQNYPSTSIGCVLSQLTGNLILYEGLRFLQEMLGTIPLIHIDDVCEAHIFCMEKPVMKGRFLCSAVNATINEIADFYCENYPEFKITEEFTGGVEGPTCKWDYTKLVKEGFEYKYELKKIVDDSVETGRRLGVFSE, from the exons ATGGAGAGCAGTTGCAAAAAGGTCTGTGTAACAGGAGGTTCTGGTTATATAGGCTCTTGGCTGGTAAAGAAGCTATTGGAGAAAGGCCATACTGTCCATGCAACACTAAGAAACTTGG GTGACACCTCCAAAGTAAGCTTTCTCAAGTCTCTTCCTAATGCAGACGCGAGGCTTGTGTTATTTCAAGCTGATATCTACAATCCTGATGAGTTTGAGCTGGCAATCAAAGGCTGTGAATTTGTTTTCCATGTCGCTACTCCCATGCTCCATAGCCCCCAAAGTACACAG tacAAAGACACCACTGAAGCTGCAGTTGCTGGGGTGAAAAGTATAGCTGATTCCTGCGTTCGATCACAAACCGTCAAGAGACTAATCTACACAGCATCTGTCATGGCCTCATCTCCATTGAAAGAAGATGGGTTCGGCTTTAAGTCTTGTTTGGATGAGTCCTGTTGGACACCCCTCAATCTCTCATACCAGCATAGCAATGACGTAATGATG GCATATGTGAAATCAAAGACACTAGCAGAGAAGGAGGTGTTGAGCTATAATGTAGATGAAAATAGTGATCAATTAGAAGTGGTTACCCTTGCTTGTGGCCTAGTTGCAGGAGGGACACTTCAGAACTATCCTTCAACAAGCATAGGATGTGTTTTATCACAGCTTACAGGCAATTTAATTCTTTATGAAGGACTAAGGTTTCTGCAAGAAATGCTTGGTACAATTCCTCTTATACACATCGATGATGTCTGTGAAGCACACATCTTCTGCATGGAAAAACCAGTGATGAAAGGCAGATTTCTGTGTTCAGCTGTCAATGCCACCATCAATGAGATCGCAGACTTCTACTGCGAAAATTATCCGGAATTCAAGATAACAGAAGA GTTCACAGGAGGGGTGGAGGGGCCAACCTGCAAATGGGATTATACAAAGCTGGTGAAGGAGGGTTTTGAGTATAAATATGAGTTGAAGAAGATAGTAGATGATAGTGTGGAGACTGGGAGGCGGCTAGGAGTCTTCTCTGAGTAA
- the LOC100246730 gene encoding uncharacterized protein LOC100246730 isoform X2, with translation MVITCLQPLWKFPSTFLGSSSSSSSSLLQNLQRNFHRRSRDFKCCGGSRVGEKRRGVIVCGLPLPVDPWAPTIDSQSIASQLFAFSLFPYIGFLYFITKSKTAPKLTLFGFYFLLAFVGATTKVHYGTSLSNVDWLHGGAESLLTLTNLFIVLGLREALRKAGDAKESSSDVVSGIKEEEPSI, from the exons ATGGTGATCACATGTCTCCAACCTCTTTGGAAGTTCCCTTCAACCTTTCTGGGttcctcctcctcttcttcttcttctttattgcaGAATCTTCAAAGAAATTTCCATAGAAGAAGCAGAGATTTCAAATGTTGTGGAGGGAGCAGAGTTGGAGAGAAGAGGAGAGGAGTGATTGTGTGTGGGCTGCCACTGCCAGTTGATCCATGGGCACCCACCATTGATTCACAGAGCATAGCTTCACAGCTCTTTGcattttctctctttccctATATTGGTTTTCTGTACTTCATCACTAAATCCAAGACTGCTCCAAAGCTCACCCTTTTTGGATTCTACTTCTTACTTGCCTTTGTGGGTGCCACCA CAAAGGTGCATTATGGAACTTCCCTGTCTAATGTGGATTGGTTACATGGTGGGGCCGAGTCGCTTCTCACTCTGACCAACTTGTTCATTGTGCTGGGGTTGAGAGAAGCTCTAAGGAAAGCTGGAGATGCAAAAGAAAGCTCATCTGATGTAGTTTCAGGGATCAAAGAGGAGGAACCTTCCATCTAG
- the LOC100251859 gene encoding uncharacterized protein LOC100251859 isoform X1, with translation MASSPPSKRRRKNSSKEDDTNGSSSSSPEKMTPVLVFAHGAGAPSSSDWMVRWKDMLGKAMHTVEVVTFDYPYISGGKRRAPPKTEKLVEFHSDIVKMTLAKYPGHPLILAGKSMGSRVSCMVASGEEIGASAVVCLGYPLKVFYINIFIFLCGMSGTIRDETLLQLKVPIMFVQGSKDGLCPLEKLEAVRKKMKSLNELHVIEGGDHSFKIAKKHLNSEGTSQAEAEDHAVQAIAAFVSKALAGR, from the exons ATGGCTTCTTCACCTCCTTCAAAGCGTAGGCGTAAGAACTCCAGCAAAGAAGACGACACAAATGGCTCGTCGTCATCGTCTCCTGAGAAGATGACACCTGTCCTGGTCTTCGCTCATGGTGCCGGAGCTCCTTCCTCTTCCGATTGGATGGTTAG ATGGAAGGATATGTTGGGGAAGGCTATGCATACTGTCGAAGTAGTCACCTTTGATTACCCTT ATATTTCTGGCGGAAAGCGGAGGGCTCCTCCTAAAACAGAAAAATTGGTGGAGTTTCACTCAGATATTGTCAAAATGACTCTTGCTAAGTACCCTGGTCATCCACTGATTTTGGCAGGGAAATCCATGGGTTCAAG AGTCAGTTGCATGGTGGCCAGCGGGGAAGAGATTGGTGCTTCAGCAGTAGTTTGCTTGGGATATCCGCTGAAGGTTTTCTATATaaacatatttatctttttgtGT GGCATGAGTGGAACAATTCGGGATGAAACACTGCTGCAACTAAAAGTTCCTATAATGTTTGTACAG GGTAGCAAAGATGGGCTATGCCCCCTGGAAAAGCTAGAAGCTGTTAGGAAGAAGATGAAATCTCTTAATGAGTTGCATGTGATCGAAGGTGGGGACCATTCCTTCAAGATTGCAAAGAAGCACCTGAATTCAGAGGGAACATCGCAAGCAGAGGCCGAAGATCATGCTGTTCAGGCCATTGCAGCTTTTGTCTCCAAGGCTCTTGCAGGAAGATGA
- the LOC100263869 gene encoding protein SEH1 isoform X3, translated as MEKSLVTLDNGTTCSSWNYNGERLATGSVDGTLAIFDSIDPASSSFTCTSRSRVHEDSVVKVVWVPPEYGDAVGCICADGTLSLWEEVVEDAQPLQWKLCKSFGSNSNKVLDVQFGVSPTSLKMVSAYSDGHVKVYELLDPLELKSWQLQAEFQNASDSVSTFGKALCLSASVSWNPQRGESQQSSFVLGFHSDTPQLNSAKVWEFDQNHQRWLPVAELALHGDKGDQVFTVAWAPNIGRMLLKCGARITLMAIDLNSLRLLLHLFLLCFLDEEQLNNA; from the exons atggagaaatcTCTGGTGACACTCGACAACGGCACCACATGCTCTTCCTGGAACTACAATGGCGAGAGATTGGCAACGGGCTCAGTCGATGGAACACTGGCCATCTTCGATTCAATCGACCCAGCTTCTTCATCCTTCACTTGCACCTCCAGATCTAGG GTGCATGAGGATAGCGTAGTGAAAGTGGTTTGGGTCCCTCCGGAATATGGCGATGCAGTTGGGTGCATTTGTGCTGATGGAACTTTGTCATTGTGGGAGGAGGTTGTAGAAG ATGCACAACCCCTTCAATGGAAACTATGCAAAAGTTTTGGAAGTAATTCAAATAAAGTGCTCGATGTCCAATTTGGAGTCTCACCAACAAGTTTGAAAATG GTTAGTGCATATTCAGATGGCCACGTGAAAGTCTATGAGCTCCTAGATCCATTGGAACTGAAGAGTTGGCAACTTCAG GCTGAATTTCAGAATGCTAGTGATTCAGTGTCTACGTTTGGGAAGGCTTTGTGCTTATCTGCATCTGTCTCTTGGAATCCACAAAGAGGTGAAAGTCAGCAATCAAGCTTTGTCTTGGGTTTTCATTCTGACACTCCGCAACTCAATTCCGCAAAG GTCTGGGAATTTGATCAGAATCACCAAAGATGGCTTCCAGTTGCTGAGTTGGCTTTGCATGGGGATAAGGGGGATCAGGTCTTCACTGTTGCATGGGCACCTAATATTGGCAG AATGTTGCTGAAATGTGGAGCCAGGATAACTCTGATGGCAATTGACCTGAATAGCTTGAGGCTCTTATTGCACCTATTTCTGTTGTGTTTTCTTGATGAAGAACAATTAAACAATGCATAA
- the LOC100258722 gene encoding subtilisin-like protease SBT2.5, with protein MGSSNTELYFVFMNFDPEYERLRADRTKRGAHELDLYLSRKHDQLLASVLEPGSYKKTSSLVIVDGFAVEISDDQANVLRSAKGVRVVEKNQELA; from the exons ATGGGAAGCTCAAACACTGAGTTATACTTTGTTTTCATGAACTTCGATCCTGAATATGAGCGCCTTAGAGCTGATCG aacaaagaGAGGAGCACATGAGCTTGATTTGTATCTCAGTAGGAAGCATGATCAGCTGCTGGCCAGCGTCCTTGAGCCTGGCAGCTACAAGAAGACATCATCTCTGGTCATTGTTGATGGGTTTGCAGTAGAAATCAGTGACGATCAG GCAAATGTGCTTAGATCTGCAAAGGGAGTGAGGGTTGTGGAGAAGAATCAAGAGCTGGCTTAG